The following proteins come from a genomic window of Flavobacterium crocinum:
- a CDS encoding TIGR02757 family protein, giving the protein MNSTELKEFLDEKVIQYNNQDFIESDPVQIPHLFTQKEDIEIAGFLSASIAWGNRKMIIKNSHKMMELMGNTPYDFVMSHSDEDLAKLETFVHRTFNGHDFAGFIKGLKNIYQNHNGLENVFAKNQEKDSLQKSISEFKKIFFETDHLARTQKHISDPLNNSAAKRINMYLRWMVRQDAKGVDLGIWKTISPSVLSCPLDVHSGNVARKLGILSRKQNDAKALLELDTKLREMDAKDPVKYDFALFGLGVFEGF; this is encoded by the coding sequence ATGAATAGTACAGAATTAAAAGAATTTCTAGACGAAAAAGTCATTCAATATAATAATCAGGATTTTATAGAAAGTGATCCCGTTCAGATTCCGCATCTTTTTACTCAAAAAGAAGACATTGAAATTGCCGGTTTTCTCAGCGCTTCTATTGCTTGGGGAAATCGTAAAATGATTATCAAGAATTCGCATAAAATGATGGAATTAATGGGAAATACCCCATACGATTTCGTTATGTCGCATTCTGATGAAGATTTAGCCAAACTGGAGACGTTTGTTCACAGAACTTTCAACGGTCATGATTTTGCAGGTTTTATAAAAGGCTTAAAAAACATCTACCAAAACCACAACGGTTTAGAAAATGTCTTTGCTAAAAATCAGGAAAAAGATAGTTTACAAAAAAGCATCAGTGAATTCAAAAAGATCTTTTTTGAAACAGATCATTTAGCCCGAACTCAAAAACACATTTCAGATCCATTAAATAATTCCGCAGCAAAAAGAATAAACATGTACCTGCGATGGATGGTTCGTCAGGACGCAAAAGGAGTCGATTTAGGGATTTGGAAAACTATTTCTCCTTCTGTATTATCTTGTCCTTTGGATGTTCATTCCGGAAATGTTGCCCGCAAACTTGGTATTCTTTCGCGAAAGCAAAACGATGCCAAAGCGTTACTGGAATTGGACACCAAATTAAGAGAAATGGATGCTAAAGATCCTGTAAAATATGATTTTGCTTTGTTTGGTTTGGGGGTTTTTGAAGGGTTTTAG
- a CDS encoding DUF6787 family protein, translating to MNKFKKRWGITSNLQAIIILIVFAITGSASAWISRPFCDWVGIHKEDLGSVWFTLIRLLIILPVYQVLLVAIGTIFGQFRFFWNFEKKMLKRMGLGFLFKD from the coding sequence ATGAATAAATTCAAAAAACGCTGGGGAATTACCTCCAACCTACAAGCCATCATTATACTTATTGTTTTTGCCATCACCGGATCGGCATCTGCATGGATTTCCAGACCTTTTTGTGACTGGGTAGGAATTCACAAAGAAGATTTAGGCTCTGTTTGGTTTACCCTTATTCGTTTATTAATTATTCTTCCTGTCTACCAGGTTTTACTAGTTGCTATTGGAACTATTTTTGGACAATTCCGTTTCTTCTGGAATTTCGAAAAGAAAATGCTTAAAAGAATGGGACTTGGATTCCTTTTCAAAGATTAA
- a CDS encoding DUF6146 family protein: protein MKKCISILIVLATIIACSTTSQKIASNDNVPNKKQGDTIRIANDSLEYEVIIIDNGFNTWLASRALPRNYYSLAYLENKNYLYVTEWNNRVLQPQRYNPNLYEMSIDYRPDIHYGYEVNYLIYNYMIYFQNTYKQKLWGNVPSR, encoded by the coding sequence ATGAAAAAATGTATTTCCATATTAATTGTTTTAGCTACAATAATTGCATGCTCAACAACATCGCAAAAGATTGCAAGCAATGACAATGTACCAAACAAAAAGCAAGGGGATACAATCAGGATTGCAAACGATTCATTAGAATACGAGGTTATTATAATTGATAATGGCTTCAATACCTGGCTTGCATCCAGGGCTCTTCCGCGTAATTATTATTCTTTGGCTTATCTGGAAAACAAAAACTATTTGTATGTAACGGAATGGAATAACCGTGTTTTACAACCACAACGTTATAATCCAAATTTATACGAAATGAGTATCGATTATCGCCCTGACATTCATTACGGATATGAAGTAAATTACTTAATTTACAATTACATGATTTATTTTCAAAATACCTACAAACAAAAGCTTTGGGGTAATGTTCCTTCCAGATAA
- a CDS encoding T9SS type A sorting domain-containing protein has translation MATILCLIAPITKIFAQNPIVKIDFDQSGRPKTEVNDPDYTAWVIASGNTSTYTENGVTFTVTRVGANGDALGTNWYKAGIQAPYYARLVCDGLTVKGTTANLGAQIELRISGLAAGEHTFLGFFNNVDSPTGNNFSPIDISVDGTLVVDNLIPSVRATKTADAKSTYLKFQATTGNDVVILMAAETSGTENVKNFILNGFELNTPNIFYQATNPNPKQNDEHVELTSGGKLLQWTAAANAVTHNIYFGTDQAAVDSATPSSPEFKGNQALTSTSFQVNGLYTGATYYWRVDEVLANGVEKGNVWRFRPAQLAFPDAEGYGRFARGGRGGKVVAVTNLNDSGPGSFREAITNDIGPRTIVFNTSGVIQLQSRLVLSQPYVTVAGQTAPGKGICIRSAPFGITGNDAVVQNLRVRVGAGPTYDGMGLTGADNSIIDHCSISWTIDESFSSRSGKNITLQRTLISEALNAANHQNYPAGTEHGYAATIGGDIGSFHHNLLAHCYGRNWSLGGGLDGSGAYTGKMDITNNVVYNWGGRTTDGGTKEVNFVNNYYKPGAGSKIFVAFNQQNEGVGTGMQQCYFNGNVMPGYFDENNQTIGRKVSGNTVSYENFVNAPFFPSYVTTQSAKNAYKIVLSDVGCTQPEFDLHDQRIITETLNGTYSAVGSVTGKPGFPDNESDVGGFESYPTVVRDANWDTDQDGLPNWWETIIGTNVNSAIGDFSDANADTDQDGYTNLDKYLQWMALPRYESPEGTKIDINIQKLSRGFTSGVSYTISNVVNGNATLNTDTVAFTPASNGLCSFDFTVTDSEGGTMKRKVNIVSGQTVNLGTEEIIKTANNSFNVWPIPSNGSFSVYIDNEETEISDLKIYDISGKELLKQKIKGNTQENIQLRSKGVFIIKVINPQTKKTQYVKKIIVQ, from the coding sequence ATGGCGACAATCCTCTGTCTCATTGCGCCAATAACAAAGATTTTTGCCCAAAATCCAATAGTTAAAATCGACTTTGATCAATCAGGAAGACCAAAAACTGAAGTAAATGACCCCGATTATACTGCCTGGGTTATCGCCTCAGGAAATACCAGTACTTATACCGAAAATGGCGTAACTTTTACAGTTACCCGAGTTGGAGCCAATGGTGATGCATTAGGAACCAATTGGTACAAAGCAGGAATTCAGGCCCCTTATTACGCAAGATTAGTTTGCGACGGACTTACTGTAAAAGGCACAACGGCAAACTTAGGGGCACAAATTGAACTTAGAATAAGCGGATTAGCCGCAGGTGAACATACATTTTTAGGCTTCTTTAATAATGTTGATAGTCCGACGGGAAATAATTTCAGTCCGATTGATATTTCTGTTGACGGAACTCTTGTTGTTGACAATTTAATTCCATCCGTACGTGCAACAAAAACTGCCGATGCTAAATCTACTTATTTAAAATTTCAGGCCACAACAGGAAATGATGTCGTTATTCTAATGGCTGCAGAAACTTCGGGAACAGAAAATGTCAAAAATTTCATTTTAAATGGCTTTGAACTAAATACCCCAAACATTTTCTATCAGGCAACAAATCCGAATCCAAAACAGAATGACGAACATGTTGAACTGACTTCAGGAGGAAAATTATTGCAATGGACAGCGGCGGCAAATGCTGTTACGCACAACATTTATTTCGGAACAGATCAGGCAGCTGTTGATAGTGCAACACCTTCTTCACCAGAATTTAAAGGCAATCAGGCATTAACCAGCACTTCATTTCAAGTAAACGGATTATATACCGGAGCAACTTATTACTGGCGTGTAGATGAAGTTTTAGCAAACGGAGTAGAAAAAGGAAATGTCTGGCGTTTTCGACCTGCACAACTTGCTTTTCCGGATGCCGAAGGATATGGACGATTTGCACGCGGAGGTCGTGGCGGAAAAGTAGTAGCCGTAACTAATTTGAATGACAGCGGTCCGGGAAGTTTCCGCGAGGCTATCACCAATGATATTGGCCCAAGAACAATTGTTTTTAATACATCCGGAGTAATTCAGCTACAATCCCGTTTGGTTTTAAGTCAGCCTTATGTAACAGTTGCAGGACAAACGGCACCTGGAAAAGGAATTTGTATTCGCTCTGCTCCTTTTGGAATAACCGGAAATGATGCTGTTGTACAAAATTTACGAGTGCGCGTTGGAGCAGGCCCAACTTATGACGGAATGGGACTTACCGGTGCCGATAACAGTATTATTGACCACTGCTCTATCAGCTGGACAATTGACGAATCTTTCAGCTCGAGATCCGGAAAAAACATAACCTTACAAAGAACATTAATTTCTGAGGCTTTAAATGCTGCTAATCACCAAAACTATCCTGCAGGCACAGAACACGGTTATGCAGCAACAATTGGAGGTGATATCGGAAGTTTTCATCATAATCTGTTAGCGCATTGTTACGGACGTAACTGGAGTCTTGGAGGCGGATTAGACGGAAGCGGTGCTTATACAGGAAAAATGGATATTACCAATAATGTCGTTTACAATTGGGGAGGAAGAACAACCGACGGAGGAACAAAAGAAGTGAATTTTGTAAACAATTACTATAAACCGGGTGCCGGATCTAAAATATTTGTTGCTTTTAACCAACAAAATGAAGGTGTGGGAACTGGTATGCAACAATGCTATTTTAACGGAAACGTAATGCCCGGCTACTTTGACGAAAACAACCAGACTATAGGACGAAAAGTTTCAGGGAATACGGTTTCTTATGAAAACTTTGTAAATGCACCGTTTTTTCCATCTTATGTAACTACGCAGTCGGCTAAAAATGCATACAAAATTGTGCTTTCAGATGTTGGATGCACACAACCCGAATTTGATCTTCACGATCAACGAATCATAACAGAAACTTTAAACGGGACTTATTCTGCTGTTGGAAGTGTAACTGGTAAACCCGGATTTCCTGATAACGAATCTGATGTTGGCGGATTTGAATCTTATCCAACTGTGGTGAGAGACGCGAACTGGGATACTGACCAGGACGGACTTCCAAACTGGTGGGAAACTATAATCGGAACAAATGTAAACTCTGCAATTGGCGATTTTTCAGATGCAAATGCTGATACAGATCAGGACGGATACACAAATCTGGACAAATACCTGCAATGGATGGCATTACCACGTTATGAATCTCCTGAAGGCACTAAAATTGATATTAATATCCAGAAATTATCAAGAGGTTTTACCAGTGGTGTTTCTTATACAATTTCAAATGTAGTAAACGGAAATGCAACACTCAACACAGACACAGTAGCCTTTACACCTGCTTCAAACGGATTGTGTTCTTTTGATTTTACTGTAACAGATTCAGAAGGAGGAACAATGAAACGTAAAGTAAATATTGTAAGCGGACAAACTGTAAATTTAGGTACCGAAGAAATAATTAAAACGGCAAATAATTCTTTTAATGTTTGGCCAATTCCAAGCAACGGATCATTTTCAGTTTACATTGATAATGAAGAAACCGAAATTTCAGATCTTAAAATTTATGATATTTCAGGGAAAGAATTATTAAAACAAAAAATTAAAGGAAATACTCAGGAAAATATTCAGTTACGTTCTAAAGGTGTTTTTATAATCAAAGTCATAAATCCACAAACCAAAAAAACACAATATGTCAAAAAAATTATAGTTCAATAA
- a CDS encoding DEAD/DEAH box helicase, translated as MSTFEKFNLPKSLQKAVDELGFVTPTPIQEKSFSVIMSGRDMMGIAQTGTGKTFAYLLPLLKLYKFTHTNTPKIVILVPTRELVVQVVEEVEKLTKYMSVQTLGIYGGVNINTQKKAVYEGVDILVGTPGRTMDLALDAVVRFDETQKLVIDEFDEMLNLGFRPQLTSLFAMMKTKRQNILFSATMTDEVDDILNDYFEFPEEVTLAPSGTPLEKITQITYNVPNFNTKVNLLKHLLETDESMSRILVFVNNKKISDMLFNRIDELFEGQFGVIHSNKSQNYRLSTMAEFQEGNLRGLITTDVMARGLDISNITHVINFELPEEPELYMHRIGRTGRADARGTAISFVTPREEEFKIETELLMDLELDIADFPEEVEISEKLIEAEKDKLPRKFLLKKPKLEGDGAFHEKSKKNQKINLGGPSKTKKKTHGSVNRNMLKTRAKKKKDNK; from the coding sequence ATGAGCACTTTCGAAAAATTTAATCTTCCAAAATCATTACAAAAAGCAGTTGACGAATTAGGATTTGTTACGCCTACTCCTATTCAGGAAAAATCTTTTTCTGTAATCATGTCTGGACGTGATATGATGGGAATTGCACAAACCGGAACCGGTAAGACATTTGCTTATTTACTGCCTCTTTTAAAACTTTACAAGTTTACTCATACCAATACTCCAAAAATTGTAATTCTGGTTCCAACGCGTGAATTAGTAGTTCAGGTTGTGGAAGAAGTTGAGAAACTGACAAAATATATGTCCGTTCAGACACTTGGTATTTATGGTGGTGTAAACATCAATACACAAAAAAAAGCGGTTTATGAAGGTGTAGACATTTTAGTGGGGACACCTGGAAGAACAATGGACTTAGCACTTGATGCAGTTGTTCGTTTTGATGAAACACAAAAACTGGTTATTGACGAGTTTGACGAAATGCTAAATTTAGGTTTCAGACCACAGCTGACTTCGCTTTTTGCGATGATGAAAACCAAACGTCAAAATATTTTGTTCTCTGCAACGATGACAGATGAAGTTGATGATATTTTAAATGATTATTTCGAATTTCCTGAAGAAGTAACATTGGCACCATCAGGAACTCCTCTTGAAAAAATTACTCAAATCACGTATAACGTTCCGAACTTCAATACAAAAGTAAATCTGTTAAAACATTTATTGGAAACCGATGAAAGCATGAGCCGTATTCTGGTTTTCGTAAACAACAAAAAGATTTCAGATATGCTTTTCAATCGTATTGATGAGCTTTTTGAAGGACAATTTGGTGTTATTCACTCTAACAAATCTCAAAATTATCGTCTGAGTACAATGGCCGAATTTCAGGAAGGAAATCTTCGCGGCTTAATTACGACAGACGTTATGGCAAGAGGTTTGGACATTTCTAATATTACACACGTAATTAACTTTGAACTTCCTGAAGAACCTGAGCTGTACATGCACAGAATTGGTCGTACAGGTCGTGCAGATGCTAGAGGAACAGCAATTAGCTTTGTTACTCCGAGAGAAGAAGAATTCAAAATAGAAACTGAACTTTTAATGGATCTGGAGCTTGATATTGCGGATTTCCCTGAAGAAGTTGAAATTTCAGAAAAACTTATTGAAGCAGAAAAAGATAAATTACCAAGAAAATTTTTGTTGAAGAAACCCAAACTGGAAGGTGATGGTGCTTTTCATGAAAAATCTAAAAAGAACCAAAAAATCAATCTTGGAGGGCCATCAAAAACTAAAAAGAAGACTCACGGTTCTGTAAACAGAAATATGCTGAAAACAAGAGCTAAGAAGAAAAAAGATAACAAGTAA
- a CDS encoding D-2-hydroxyacid dehydrogenase: MKVLANDGISKSGILALEKGGFEVITTKVAQEQVANYINENNIDVILVRSATKVRKDIIDACPGIKIIGRGGVGMDNIDVDYAKSKGIHVINTPASSSESVAELVFGHLFNGVRFLHDSNRNMPLEGDTNFDGLKKAYANGTELRGKTLGIVGIGRIGQATAKMALGLGMKVIAADSFIPEVDVKVEFFDGQSITTKIVSQSLESLFKEADFITLHVPAQNGYIIGEKEFEILKDGVGIVNCARGGVIDEVALVKALDSGKVAFAGLDVFENEPKPEMAILMHSKISLTPHIGAATGEAQDRIGTELASQIITLLS, from the coding sequence ATGAAAGTATTAGCAAATGACGGAATTTCTAAAAGTGGAATTCTAGCCTTAGAAAAAGGTGGTTTTGAAGTTATCACTACAAAAGTAGCTCAGGAACAAGTAGCTAACTATATAAACGAAAACAACATTGACGTAATTTTAGTTCGTAGTGCAACTAAAGTTCGTAAAGACATTATCGATGCTTGTCCTGGAATTAAAATCATTGGACGCGGTGGTGTTGGTATGGACAATATTGATGTTGATTACGCAAAAAGCAAAGGAATCCATGTAATCAATACTCCTGCTTCATCTTCAGAATCTGTTGCTGAATTAGTATTCGGACACTTATTCAATGGTGTACGTTTTTTACATGACTCTAACAGAAACATGCCTCTTGAAGGAGATACAAACTTTGACGGTTTGAAAAAAGCCTATGCTAACGGAACTGAATTAAGAGGTAAAACTCTTGGTATTGTTGGTATCGGTCGTATCGGTCAGGCTACAGCAAAAATGGCTCTTGGTTTAGGCATGAAAGTGATCGCTGCTGATAGTTTTATTCCTGAAGTTGATGTAAAAGTTGAATTTTTCGACGGACAATCAATTACAACTAAAATTGTTTCTCAATCTTTAGAATCTTTATTCAAAGAAGCTGATTTCATCACACTTCACGTTCCTGCTCAAAACGGATACATCATTGGAGAAAAAGAATTTGAAATCCTTAAAGATGGAGTCGGAATCGTTAACTGTGCTCGTGGTGGCGTTATCGATGAAGTAGCTTTAGTAAAAGCTTTAGATTCAGGAAAAGTTGCTTTTGCAGGACTAGACGTTTTCGAAAATGAACCAAAACCGGAAATGGCAATTTTAATGCATTCTAAAATTTCTTTGACTCCGCATATTGGAGCTGCTACAGGAGAAGCACAAGACAGAATTGGTACAGAATTAGCATCGCAAATTATCACTTTGTTAAGCTAA
- a CDS encoding DUF937 domain-containing protein, whose amino-acid sequence MFEQLTQLVQQYGSNAVVNNSAVPNEHNEAVISETSNSIFEGLKKIVSEGGTDQIAGLFNGNSSIDSSNPVVQQIQQQLSGSLGQKFGLSSADSSGVASNLIPQILSSLVNKAKDPNDSSFQISDIINSISGNSGQASGIMDTISKYGMQFGLDQNNDGKVDVADVLVVTKSKGGIAGFIGKLFGSK is encoded by the coding sequence ATGTTTGAACAATTAACCCAATTAGTACAACAATATGGAAGCAATGCAGTGGTAAACAACAGCGCTGTTCCAAACGAACATAATGAAGCTGTAATCAGCGAAACCAGTAACTCAATCTTCGAAGGATTAAAAAAAATTGTTTCTGAAGGCGGAACTGATCAAATTGCCGGATTATTTAACGGAAATTCTTCTATTGACAGTTCGAATCCTGTTGTACAGCAAATTCAGCAACAATTGAGCGGAAGTCTTGGTCAAAAATTCGGACTTAGCAGTGCAGATTCAAGCGGAGTGGCATCTAATTTAATCCCGCAGATTTTAAGCTCTCTGGTTAATAAAGCTAAAGATCCAAATGACAGCAGTTTTCAGATTTCTGATATCATCAACTCAATATCCGGAAACAGCGGACAAGCTTCAGGAATAATGGACACTATTTCCAAATACGGAATGCAATTCGGATTAGACCAAAACAATGACGGAAAGGTTGATGTAGCCGATGTTTTAGTGGTTACTAAAAGCAAAGGAGGAATCGCCGGATTTATTGGAAAATTGTTTGGAAGTAAATAA
- the serC gene encoding 3-phosphoserine/phosphohydroxythreonine transaminase, whose translation MKKHNYSAGPSILPQEVFEKASKAILNFNDSGLSILEISHRSKDFVAVMEEARSLALELLGLQGKGYQALFLQGGASTAFLMAPYNLLKENGKAAYLDSGTWATAAIKEAKLFGETIVVASSKDDNYTHIPKGYEIPADADYFHCTSNNTIFGTQMKEFPATNIPVVCDMSSDIFSRELDFSKFDLIYAGAQKNMGPAGTTLVVVKEEILGKNGRTIPSMLDYAKHIKAESMYNTPPVFSVYVSLLTLQWIKEKGGIAAVEKLNNAKAELLYAEIDRNPLFKGAAAVEDRSNMNVTFLLNNPDHTATFDALWKEANISGLPGHRSVGGYRASIYNAMPIESVQVLVDVMKALETKV comes from the coding sequence ATGAAAAAACACAACTACAGCGCAGGACCAAGTATTTTACCTCAGGAAGTTTTTGAGAAGGCATCAAAAGCAATTTTAAATTTTAATGATTCAGGTTTATCTATCCTTGAAATCTCGCACCGAAGTAAAGATTTCGTTGCAGTTATGGAGGAAGCTCGTTCCCTTGCTTTAGAATTATTAGGACTTCAGGGAAAAGGTTATCAGGCTTTATTTTTACAAGGCGGTGCAAGTACAGCATTCTTAATGGCACCTTATAATTTATTAAAAGAAAACGGAAAAGCAGCTTATTTAGATTCAGGAACGTGGGCAACCGCAGCGATAAAAGAAGCTAAACTTTTCGGTGAAACTATTGTTGTCGCTTCTTCAAAAGATGACAATTATACACATATTCCAAAAGGTTACGAAATTCCAGCTGATGCTGATTATTTCCACTGCACAAGCAACAATACCATTTTTGGAACTCAAATGAAAGAATTCCCGGCAACTAACATTCCGGTTGTTTGCGACATGAGTTCTGATATTTTTTCACGTGAATTAGATTTCTCTAAATTCGACTTAATCTATGCCGGAGCTCAAAAAAACATGGGGCCAGCTGGAACGACTTTAGTTGTGGTTAAAGAAGAAATCTTAGGCAAAAACGGAAGAACAATTCCAAGTATGTTAGATTACGCTAAACATATCAAAGCTGAAAGTATGTACAATACTCCTCCGGTTTTCTCTGTTTACGTTTCTCTTTTAACTTTACAATGGATTAAAGAAAAAGGTGGAATCGCTGCTGTTGAAAAATTAAACAATGCTAAAGCAGAATTACTTTATGCTGAAATCGACAGAAACCCATTATTTAAAGGCGCTGCTGCAGTAGAAGACCGTTCTAATATGAATGTAACTTTCTTATTAAACAATCCGGATCATACAGCTACTTTTGATGCTTTATGGAAAGAAGCAAATATTTCAGGATTGCCAGGACACCGTTCTGTTGGTGGTTACAGAGCTTCTATCTACAACGCTATGCCAATCGAAAGCGTTCAGGTTTTGGTTGATGTAATGAAAGCATTGGAAACTAAAGTTTAG
- a CDS encoding LIC_10190 family membrane protein, with protein sequence MVLIIFSWIYILFTTINLGFLTNKILDLKNKNFIITSILGLFLATILASIWAIFGRINIEFHIFLLITNILLLLKFSQSITKIYRLFWLEFLQLQKTIKAILILITFLILAQCASIPFVIDNESYYIQTIKWLNEYGFVKGLANLHLFLGQTSGWHITQSVFNFSFLYPKFNDLSGFCLLLGNIFSLQKLDEYFKNNNKNYLFVGLIPLCNLFFFQFISAPSPDIPVYIFSFILFFYFLENLKNMTSEIFNLIVLLVLFILYIKNTTLTFAIIPITLLVFHFKSLSKELIKPATVTILTGILFIVKNMIICGSPIFPSKITVFTTDYAIPNIIESFYYEQVKSYGFFITAEQYNGMTVSQLFLHWLSMPKLNGLFNKISILLVIIVPFFIYKYQNKKALWILYFVMILQLILLGLTSPQYRFFMNFILFFSLFCFASIFSGKKTIQYFLILSIFPTCIALLFSVNLNRFSNHKFMLKISNFSIENSIFPYQNSKSNTAFESIQLGNLKYNSPVENDFFWANGDGNLPCVDKQQLDYFEKYYHIIPQMWTNNLKDGFYSKQLTKNE encoded by the coding sequence ATGGTTTTAATTATATTCAGCTGGATATATATTCTTTTTACAACCATAAATTTAGGTTTTCTGACGAATAAAATTCTTGATTTAAAAAACAAAAATTTTATCATTACTTCTATCCTTGGATTATTTTTAGCAACAATTTTAGCCAGTATTTGGGCCATTTTTGGAAGAATTAATATAGAATTTCATATTTTCTTATTGATTACAAATATTTTATTACTTCTAAAATTTAGTCAGTCAATAACCAAAATTTATAGATTATTCTGGCTTGAATTTCTTCAATTGCAAAAAACAATAAAAGCTATTTTAATCCTTATCACTTTTCTGATTTTAGCTCAATGCGCATCCATTCCTTTTGTAATTGATAATGAATCTTACTATATTCAAACTATAAAATGGCTTAATGAATATGGTTTTGTAAAAGGACTTGCAAATCTTCATCTTTTTTTAGGACAAACCAGCGGATGGCATATTACCCAAAGTGTTTTTAATTTCTCTTTTTTATATCCAAAATTCAATGATTTAAGCGGTTTTTGCTTGCTTTTGGGAAACATTTTTTCTCTTCAGAAATTAGACGAATATTTCAAAAACAATAACAAAAATTATCTGTTTGTTGGGCTGATCCCTTTATGTAATCTTTTCTTTTTTCAGTTTATCAGTGCGCCTTCTCCGGATATTCCTGTATACATTTTTTCTTTCATTTTATTTTTCTATTTCTTAGAAAATTTGAAAAATATGACTTCAGAAATTTTCAATCTTATTGTACTATTGGTTCTCTTTATTCTTTATATAAAAAACACCACTCTAACATTTGCAATAATTCCAATTACTCTGCTAGTCTTTCATTTTAAATCTCTTTCTAAAGAACTTATAAAACCTGCCACAGTAACGATTTTAACAGGTATACTTTTCATCGTTAAAAACATGATAATCTGTGGATCGCCAATTTTCCCCTCTAAAATCACTGTTTTTACAACTGATTATGCAATTCCTAATATAATAGAAAGCTTTTATTACGAACAAGTTAAGTCATATGGCTTTTTTATAACTGCAGAACAATATAACGGAATGACTGTATCACAATTATTTTTGCATTGGCTTTCAATGCCGAAACTAAATGGTCTCTTTAATAAAATAAGTATACTTTTAGTCATAATTGTGCCCTTTTTCATTTATAAATACCAAAACAAAAAAGCGCTCTGGATTCTTTACTTTGTAATGATCTTACAATTGATTTTATTAGGATTAACTTCTCCGCAGTATCGATTCTTTATGAATTTTATATTGTTCTTTTCTCTCTTTTGCTTCGCAAGTATTTTCTCAGGAAAAAAAACGATCCAATATTTTTTGATTCTATCCATTTTTCCCACTTGCATTGCTTTGCTTTTCTCTGTAAATCTTAACCGTTTTTCCAATCATAAATTCATGCTGAAAATCAGTAATTTTTCGATAGAAAACAGTATTTTTCCTTATCAAAATTCGAAAAGTAATACTGCTTTTGAAAGTATTCAATTAGGAAATTTAAAATATAATTCGCCAGTAGAAAATGACTTTTTCTGGGCTAACGGCGATGGAAATCTTCCTTGTGTTGACAAGCAGCAGTTGGATTATTTCGAAAAATATTATCACATTATTCCGCAAATGTGGACTAACAATTTAAAAGACGGATTCTACTCCAAACAACTTACTAAAAATGAATAG